A region of the Candidatus Latescibacter sp. genome:
CCGGTATCGACAGGTGAAAAATCGAGCGGGATGTGAAGGTTAACAAAGTCCCCGGCTGGAGCTGGCAGAGGGATATCGAATGGCACGGCGAGACGGATAATCACCAGCAGCCAGAGTAAGTAACGGAAGCTCGGCGGGGCATTCCGAATAAAGCGTTCCGCGATGAGGGCGATCGCCGCGAGAATGCAGACCTGCCAGCTCACCGCCCAGAGGGTATGCCCTACAGCGGCGAACATTGCATCAAACGGTATCATGGCGTTCCTCTTCTTTCTCCTCGATCAGTTTCCTGAGCTCCTCGATCTCTTCTCGGCTCAGCTTTTCCTTTTTGGCGAAGTGTACGAAGAGCGGAGTCAGGGTATTATCGAGTACGGTTCCCACGAAAGATTCGATCTCGCGGGCAAGCACTGCGGAGCGTGGGACAGCGGTTGCAAAGAGCCAGATGGGGCCGAATTTTTCGCGGCGGAGATACCCTTTTTCCGCCAGGCGGTCAAGCATGGTTTTCACTGTCTGATAGCTCCGCTGCTTCTCACGGAGCGTTTCTTCATAGACGACACGTGCGCTGGCCTGCCCCTTTTTCCAGCAGATATTCATGATATTCCATTCGGTTTTGGAGAGTGCGGGAAGTTTTTTCTGCATGGTATGTCCTCCTGGTTATTCAGTTGTCTGTAATAATATTAATACATTTGTAGTGTTTGTCAAGAGAAATTTTTCGCATAGTGCGAAAAAAAAGTCTGAACCACTGATGCGCATGATAATTGTGATAAAAGATGATGAAAATGTCTGAACCTTGATTCTTGGGATTTAAGGATTACCTTGATGAACGACATTTAAAAATCAGGCTAATCCTGTAATCATGAAAATCGTGGTTCAGACAATCTTCTGCTTTGGGCTTTAGACTTTGGGCATTGGGCTGTTTTCAATACCCTCTCTTAATCCCGATGGCATGCACCCTCCCGAATTCACGGTACGGCGTTCCCTCGAATGCGCCGTTGGGATAGATGGTGGGGAGGTTGCCGGTACGCTCGATGATCCGTTCCGCCGCCCGCATGCTCACTGCGTAGAAGAGCTGGTTCTGGAGCACCCCCGAGGTGGGGCAGATTTTCTTCTCCACTTCAGGCACCGCAAAGAGACCGTAGGTATCGCACATGAATCCAAGGTGCATGTCGGTCCCGAAGGGAACGGTTTTCCCCTTCGGCAGGACGCCGTCGCGTGTGGCCGGGCCGATGGAAGCGGTTTTTATCCCGATCTTTTTGCAGGTGTCGAGGAATGCCAGATCGGATTCGTCATCGGGTTTGCAGATGCCTATGATGACAAAATCTTTGGATGTTCCTTTGAAATTCTTCGCCAGCCCAGATTCCGGGCCGCTCTGGAATACAGAGGTAAAGATGCAGAGTCCGCCCATGCGGGTGTTGGATTCGATCGCCAAGCCTTCCCAGTACTTGCTGTAAACATACACCTTGTTTCCGGAGAGAATGGTATCCACCGCGGTTTCCGCTATCTTGCCTGCGGTGCCGAACTCGCTTTCGATCTGGGTGAGCTGGTGCATGGCCTCTTTGAAGTAATCCTCAGCGAGCGGTTTATTCAAACTTACATATTTCGCTTTCTCGGTGAGCTTCGGCTCATCCCCCTTGACCTTTACCGGGATGCCCTCTGCGGCAAGGATTCGCACCGCGTCGGCTATCATCATCCAGTAGGTGACCATTCCCACCACCCCGGACACCGCGCCCATCGGATAGTGCGCGCCGGGCAGCCACATGATAGGGCCGTAAGTGGTGCTGTAGGTTTCTATCCAGAGGTCTGACCAGGGACGGATTTTGTACTCCCGGTGCTGCTCGGAGAGCAAGTAGGCATCGGGTGTGTCGCCGCACCAGGGAACCGGGCTGCCGACCAGGTACACTCCCTTTTTACGGGGATCCTCGATCTTGCGGGCGATGATCCCCCCGAGGAGGAGGTCGCCTTTTTTTGCCTGGTCTTCCGGGTAGCCGCTGATGAATAGCTCAGGGTCGCCGGGACGGTCGGGGTACATGTCTTCGATAAGGCTGTGGCCCACATCCCAGGTGGTGTAACACTTCCCGCCGTCTTTCACGGTTCTGGCGATGTGGTAGGAGGCTTCAAGCAGGTTGTCCGATTCGGTGGCCTGGATTTTTTCAAGAATCTTCCGGACTTTGCCGAGATACCGGAGCGACAGGGGCGGTGAATTTTTCTCAAGGGAAAGGGACGGTTTCGGCAGTACGGCCAGTCCGGCAGCGGCGGCGGGGATGAGGCGGATGGCATCGCGACGGTTCATTGAAAGATACCTCCTTGCTGAAATGCTTTATATCTATGGGTCAGGAATTCATTAATCCTGAATATATGCGCCTGATGAGAAAATTCATGTCGATGTGTCAAAGAAACTGGTTCAGGACAGCCCGGCATATGACCATTCCCCGCCTGTCACCAGGAAATATGAAGATACGTATTATGATTACTTCAACCGTCCTAAATACTGGCAATAAAAAACAGCCGTAGGGAATACAGATTTGATTTTTTAATTTCAGACTCTGTATTCTCTATGGCTGTATTTTTTCAAATCGCCGATTCAGTTGAAATAATCTTTAGAATCGCATCAGAAGAACATTTTGGGATTTTCTTTATGTCCGCGCCAGGCTACAGCGTAATGCAGATGCACCCCGCTGGTCCGTCCTGTTGCGCCCATTTTCCCGATTTCCTGGTTTCTCTCCACCTTCTGATCCTCCTTCACCATGATGGCGTCAAGATGGCCGTAGGTGGTTTCATAATCGTATTTGTGCTGGATAATCACACACTGACCCAAAGCTCCTTTCCAGCCGACAA
Encoded here:
- a CDS encoding BlaI/MecI/CopY family transcriptional regulator; its protein translation is MQKKLPALSKTEWNIMNICWKKGQASARVVYEETLREKQRSYQTVKTMLDRLAEKGYLRREKFGPIWLFATAVPRSAVLAREIESFVGTVLDNTLTPLFVHFAKKEKLSREEIEELRKLIEEKEEERHDTV